Genomic segment of Synechococcus sp. A18-25c:
CAAGGATGTGGCCCTCGTCAGTGGTGCATTCATCCGTTCGCTCAGCGTGGCCGATTTGTCCTACCTGGCTGAAACTGGAGAAGCCCGAGGACTCCTTGCCAATCTTCTGAAATTGAACCGGCAGGATCCAGCAGAAGTCGCAAACCTTCTGAATCAGGAGATCGACTTACCACTGGTGTTGACCAGCCGACTGATGTCAACACGGATCGGCGATGTGATCCTGACACGCGTTGCCAGAATCATTTACCCCCTGAAAGTGCCGGCCCCGTCAGTAAGCGTGCCGGCCATCCGCGCCGGAGTGATTAACGGCATGCAGATCGGAGAGGGAGGCCTAACCGCCATCAAATTTCTCGAGGCCTACCCTGCCGAGGTGATGGAGATCAACATTCCAGCGCTGATGGCTGTAATCGAAAAAGCTGAATCCATTGCCGGATTGGTGCAGTTCTTCTCTGACTCTCCGCTGGATGGTCTTAAGGACGGCGGCAACTA
This window contains:
- a CDS encoding alpha/beta hydrolase translates to MSARSRLRRQALATGSALAISVLSCFQPAHAAKDVALVSGAFIRSLSVADLSYLAETGEARGLLANLLKLNRQDPAEVANLLNQEIDLPLVLTSRLMSTRIGDVILTRVARIIYPLKVPAPSVSVPAIRAGVINGMQIGEGGLTAIKFLEAYPAEVMEINIPALMAVIEKAESIAGLVQFFSDSPLDGLKDGGN